The proteins below are encoded in one region of Shewanella putrefaciens:
- a CDS encoding GNAT family N-acetyltransferase, which produces MNLLLIDDESTDFAEAVRQKIVAFNQVQWQGLSRKNLGLKLQDSEGKLLAGISGKTFGNWFLIDYLWVDESLRHQKIGSQLLLEAELKAKARGCQFALLDTLDFQAKPFYERHGYHVQWIQQAYPETGSKFFMVKAL; this is translated from the coding sequence ATGAATTTACTGCTAATTGACGATGAATCGACCGACTTTGCCGAAGCGGTAAGACAAAAAATCGTCGCCTTTAATCAAGTACAATGGCAAGGGCTTAGCCGTAAAAATCTCGGGCTGAAATTGCAGGACTCAGAGGGCAAACTGTTAGCGGGCATTAGCGGAAAAACCTTCGGCAACTGGTTTTTAATTGATTATCTCTGGGTCGATGAATCCCTAAGACATCAAAAAATCGGTTCGCAGTTATTATTGGAGGCAGAACTCAAGGCCAAGGCACGTGGCTGCCAATTTGCCCTACTCGACACTTTAGATTTTCAAGCCAAACCCTTCTACGAACGCCACGGTTACCATGTGCAATGGATACAACAAGCCTACCCAGAAACCGGCAGTAAATTCTTTATGGTCAAAGCGTTATGA
- a CDS encoding TetR/AcrR family transcriptional regulator, producing MIELAVPVHLQLRKQPKQKRTQALIEHIKICTETLVQELGYQAVNTNAIAQLANINVKSLYEFFPNKESILYHIADQWLLSLRKLCVEYESEKYMALDWRSYFFQLHNACRADGNYEKNYNSLQGLWDLMPEFIALDEFHRRFLIDFHIRQFRRFGAHQSDEVLTTLCYFLMGIEDGLGLILAHVSEEQVSQLSQLHFDTICFHLEKILEN from the coding sequence TTGATCGAATTAGCAGTTCCAGTGCATTTGCAATTACGCAAGCAACCTAAGCAAAAACGCACCCAAGCGTTAATAGAACACATAAAAATCTGCACAGAGACCTTAGTGCAAGAGCTGGGTTATCAAGCGGTTAACACTAATGCTATTGCTCAGCTTGCTAATATTAACGTCAAATCCCTCTATGAGTTTTTCCCCAATAAAGAATCGATCTTGTATCACATTGCCGATCAGTGGTTATTGTCGCTACGCAAACTGTGTGTCGAATATGAATCGGAAAAATACATGGCCTTAGATTGGCGCAGTTATTTTTTTCAACTCCATAACGCCTGTCGGGCGGATGGCAATTACGAAAAAAATTACAATTCATTGCAGGGCTTATGGGATCTCATGCCTGAATTCATTGCACTAGATGAATTTCATCGCCGGTTCCTGATTGATTTCCACATAAGGCAATTTCGCCGCTTTGGCGCGCATCAGTCAGATGAAGTGTTAACGACTTTATGCTATTTCTTGATGGGGATAGAAGATGGACTCGGGCTGATTTTGGCCCATGTGAGCGAGGAACAGGTGTCGCAATTATCGCAATTACATTTCGATACTATCTGCTTCCACCTCGAGAAAATTTTAGAAAATTAA
- a CDS encoding amidohydrolase, whose product MKKITSAMAVAILGLLTACDDDKEIAADDVYQNGYIYTVDSHQSVAEAVAIKAGEIIYVGNTQGAKKFIGENTKVHDLERKMMLPGLHDSHIHPTGIVDVDVCDLGVESMDLDKLVAALTACQVKYQYDDKEIIFALQWNSYVGNEPTANYSNLIKALDAISTTQPVYLAGPDGHSAAANSYAFAQVKDAQGKVVGLNKTTLANEFSQFKPFVGVDAEGNPNGNLTESAVHLVGVPNFLYPLQQNPQELPKIAQKLNKYGITSVQDAWVGDDELTLYKTLANSGQMSFRLTAAQAYSAEGYVQGGQVNYSALIAKAEATRDSLGDYPYMKADAVKIMIDGVQEGSLIEVPPTLPTSVMVDHFKQPIVDLSALDEGLITLNGYVDLQGQLCQMVREQSNNYDDQDEINAFMATHNYHPSQCLMKKGDLLAANGDTLTLDQEGVSAVEFLNNFVTKLDSAGFVVHMHAVGDGAVRSAIDAIEIAKKSNKNSSLPHTIAHMQVVHPDDQQRLGELGIYLAFTYGWAIPDYFYDLSVIPFVEELPNLEPETLYNEANYYIQATYPTKTAKNAGAVLIAGSDAPVDTREPVPFSHIATGMTRNNLVGDDVFALNANQTLSVHELIAAYTINGAKAMRQDDIVGSIEVGKRADLIILDRNIVELAESDDPAKVYDVSETQVLTTIFDGKLVYQAPIAQ is encoded by the coding sequence ATGAAAAAAATAACCAGTGCCATGGCTGTTGCAATCTTAGGTTTATTGACGGCGTGTGACGATGATAAAGAAATCGCTGCTGATGATGTGTATCAGAATGGCTATATCTACACAGTTGATAGTCACCAGTCCGTTGCCGAAGCTGTAGCAATCAAAGCGGGTGAAATTATTTACGTTGGTAATACCCAAGGGGCGAAAAAGTTTATCGGGGAAAATACAAAAGTACACGATTTAGAAAGAAAAATGATGTTACCCGGGCTACACGATTCACATATTCACCCCACAGGCATTGTCGATGTCGATGTATGTGATTTAGGCGTTGAATCTATGGATCTCGATAAGCTTGTTGCCGCATTGACCGCCTGCCAGGTTAAATACCAATACGATGACAAAGAGATCATTTTCGCTCTCCAGTGGAACTCCTATGTTGGCAACGAACCGACAGCAAACTATTCAAATCTAATTAAGGCATTAGATGCTATTTCAACGACTCAACCCGTTTATCTCGCGGGGCCAGATGGTCATTCAGCCGCTGCCAATTCCTATGCCTTTGCCCAAGTGAAAGATGCCCAAGGAAAAGTCGTCGGCCTCAATAAAACCACACTCGCGAATGAATTTAGCCAATTTAAACCCTTTGTAGGGGTTGATGCCGAAGGAAATCCTAATGGGAACCTGACCGAGTCAGCGGTTCACTTAGTCGGCGTGCCTAATTTTCTCTATCCACTGCAGCAAAATCCGCAAGAGTTACCCAAAATCGCTCAAAAACTCAATAAATACGGCATCACTTCGGTGCAAGATGCCTGGGTTGGCGATGATGAATTAACTTTATATAAAACATTGGCCAATAGCGGCCAAATGAGCTTCAGATTAACAGCGGCTCAGGCTTACAGCGCCGAGGGATATGTACAAGGGGGGCAAGTCAATTATTCCGCATTAATCGCCAAGGCAGAAGCCACCCGGGATAGCTTAGGCGATTATCCCTATATGAAAGCGGATGCAGTCAAAATTATGATTGATGGGGTACAGGAAGGTAGTCTTATTGAAGTGCCGCCCACACTGCCGACATCAGTAATGGTCGATCACTTTAAACAGCCAATTGTGGATCTGTCGGCGCTGGATGAAGGGCTCATCACCCTCAATGGATACGTGGATTTACAAGGCCAGCTTTGCCAAATGGTGCGGGAACAGTCAAACAATTATGATGATCAAGATGAGATCAATGCCTTTATGGCCACCCATAATTACCATCCTTCCCAGTGCCTTATGAAGAAAGGTGACCTGCTCGCCGCCAATGGCGACACTCTAACTTTAGATCAAGAGGGCGTATCGGCGGTTGAATTTTTGAACAACTTTGTGACTAAGTTAGATAGCGCAGGCTTTGTTGTGCATATGCATGCCGTTGGCGATGGCGCGGTTAGATCGGCAATTGATGCCATTGAAATTGCAAAAAAGAGCAATAAAAATAGTTCGCTACCCCACACCATTGCCCATATGCAAGTGGTTCATCCTGATGATCAACAGCGCCTAGGTGAACTTGGGATCTACCTAGCCTTTACTTATGGTTGGGCGATTCCCGATTATTTCTATGATCTCAGTGTGATCCCCTTCGTGGAGGAACTGCCCAATCTTGAACCTGAAACCCTATACAACGAGGCGAATTACTATATTCAGGCAACCTATCCGACAAAAACGGCCAAAAATGCCGGGGCAGTATTGATCGCAGGCAGTGATGCCCCAGTTGATACCAGAGAACCCGTGCCTTTTTCACACATAGCCACAGGCATGACCCGTAATAATCTGGTTGGGGATGATGTTTTTGCCTTAAATGCCAATCAGACCTTAAGCGTCCATGAGTTGATTGCGGCCTATACCATCAATGGTGCCAAGGCTATGCGTCAGGATGATATTGTCGGTTCGATAGAAGTGGGCAAGCGAGCCGATTTAATTATTCTCGACCGCAATATTGTCGAATTGGCTGAAAGCGACGATCCGGCTAAGGTTTACGATGTGTCAGAGACGCAGGTATTAACCACTATTTTTGATGGCAAACTAGTCTACCAAGCCCCTATAGCTCAGTAG
- a CDS encoding winged helix-turn-helix transcriptional regulator: MENLSHMSCPIARSLAVLGDSWSILILRDAHAGLTRFDQFRKSLGIAPTMLTKRLAALTEEGLLERRRYQENPPRDEYLLTLAGQDFLPVLFMIGAWGSKYRGDGNLVRFVDAEMGTEIVPVAVDDVTGAKIGTRPIRVVMPDESE; this comes from the coding sequence ATGGAAAATTTATCGCATATGTCTTGTCCTATTGCTCGCAGTCTCGCGGTTCTTGGTGATTCCTGGAGCATTTTGATCCTGCGTGATGCCCATGCAGGCCTCACTCGTTTCGACCAGTTCCGCAAAAGTCTTGGCATTGCACCGACTATGCTCACCAAACGATTAGCGGCGTTAACCGAGGAGGGGTTGCTAGAACGGCGGCGATATCAAGAGAATCCTCCCCGTGATGAATACTTGCTAACTTTAGCGGGCCAGGATTTTTTGCCAGTGCTGTTTATGATTGGAGCTTGGGGCTCTAAGTACAGGGGCGATGGAAATTTGGTGCGTTTTGTTGATGCTGAAATGGGGACTGAAATTGTACCTGTGGCTGTGGATGATGTTACGGGGGCAAAGATAGGCACTCGTCCGATACGTGTCGTCATGCCAGACGAAAGCGAATAG
- a CDS encoding oxidoreductase translates to MSNYDQPVALVTGASSGIGAATAEHLAKAGYKVYGTSRRANAASNGLFEILPLDVTDEGSVEALISQVIDKSGRIDLLVNNAGVGVSPAGAEESSLEQAQAIFDTNFFGIVRMTRAVLPYMRQQQSGRIINIGSVLGFLPMPYMALYSATKHAVAGYSESLDHELRTMNIRVSVIEPAYINTPFDTNLMKPDSPMDVYRKICELIEKRVKQVLVSADGPEVVAKMVVKVAQVKHPNIHYAPGLAKRLQLLRRFAPARVLEVGVRKDLGLEA, encoded by the coding sequence ATGAGTAATTATGATCAACCCGTTGCTTTGGTTACCGGAGCCTCTTCCGGTATAGGTGCCGCAACCGCAGAGCATCTCGCTAAAGCGGGCTATAAAGTGTACGGCACGAGTAGACGAGCTAACGCAGCGAGCAATGGATTATTCGAAATACTGCCACTAGACGTGACCGACGAGGGATCTGTAGAGGCTTTGATTAGCCAAGTCATAGATAAATCTGGCCGAATCGACCTTCTGGTTAATAATGCTGGCGTTGGCGTTTCACCTGCTGGGGCCGAGGAAAGCTCACTCGAGCAAGCTCAGGCTATATTTGATACTAATTTCTTCGGCATTGTACGTATGACCCGTGCAGTCCTGCCCTATATGCGACAACAACAGAGTGGCCGCATTATCAATATCGGCTCAGTATTAGGCTTTTTACCAATGCCATATATGGCATTGTATTCAGCGACTAAACACGCAGTGGCTGGATATTCAGAATCGCTCGACCATGAGTTACGAACAATGAATATCCGAGTCTCGGTCATTGAACCGGCTTATATCAATACACCATTCGATACTAACCTGATGAAACCCGATAGCCCTATGGATGTGTATCGTAAGATTTGTGAATTAATAGAGAAAAGAGTCAAGCAAGTGCTTGTAAGTGCAGATGGCCCCGAAGTAGTCGCAAAAATGGTCGTTAAAGTAGCTCAGGTAAAACATCCCAATATCCATTACGCCCCAGGATTAGCCAAGCGCTTGCAATTACTCCGCAGATTTGCGCCCGCACGCGTGCTAGAAGTCGGCGTACGAAAAGACCTTGGGCTTGAAGCCTAA
- a CDS encoding NADP-dependent oxidoreductase, whose product MKAFMLKQYGKKSRLDFADVPEPRLSDDEVMVKVHAAGVNVLDAKIKNGEFKLILPYPLPLILGHDVAGVVVSVGPKVHNVKVGDEVYARADDFRIGTFAEFIAIKASSVAIKPTTVNMQAAASIPLVGLTAWQALVEKANLGPGQKVFIQAGSGGVGTFAIQLAKHLGAYVATTTSTENVAWVKKLGADLVIDYKQDDFENILRDYDVVLNSQDSKTLSKSLNVLKPSGKLISISGPPDPAFGEEIKAPWLIKQVMRLLSASTCKKAKHRQISYSFLFMKANGKQLEKIAALIDSGVIRPVIDRVFPFEATPAAMAYVENGRSKGKVVINVHSANE is encoded by the coding sequence ATGAAAGCATTTATGCTCAAACAATACGGAAAAAAGAGTCGCCTCGATTTTGCCGACGTCCCCGAACCAAGGCTTAGTGATGATGAAGTCATGGTCAAAGTCCATGCTGCGGGGGTAAACGTACTGGACGCTAAGATTAAAAATGGCGAGTTCAAGCTAATTCTCCCCTACCCGTTACCACTCATCCTTGGCCATGATGTCGCTGGAGTCGTCGTTAGCGTTGGGCCTAAAGTGCACAATGTGAAGGTCGGAGATGAAGTTTATGCCCGAGCAGATGATTTCCGTATCGGTACTTTTGCTGAATTTATTGCAATTAAAGCAAGTTCGGTGGCTATTAAACCAACCACTGTGAATATGCAAGCGGCGGCCTCCATACCTTTAGTCGGTTTGACCGCTTGGCAAGCGTTAGTGGAAAAAGCCAATCTAGGTCCAGGGCAAAAGGTGTTTATTCAAGCAGGCTCTGGTGGCGTAGGTACATTTGCCATACAGCTGGCAAAACACCTAGGCGCTTACGTTGCAACCACCACGAGCACGGAAAATGTGGCTTGGGTGAAAAAACTCGGGGCCGACCTTGTCATCGACTACAAACAGGATGATTTCGAAAATATTCTGCGAGATTATGATGTTGTCCTAAACAGTCAGGATAGTAAAACACTGTCAAAGTCCCTTAATGTCCTTAAGCCAAGCGGCAAACTGATCTCTATCTCAGGCCCACCGGATCCTGCATTCGGCGAAGAGATAAAAGCGCCATGGCTTATTAAACAAGTCATGCGACTCTTAAGTGCTAGCACTTGCAAAAAAGCCAAACACCGCCAGATTAGCTATTCATTTCTATTCATGAAGGCCAACGGAAAACAGCTAGAAAAGATCGCCGCACTTATAGACTCAGGAGTCATTCGTCCGGTGATTGACCGAGTATTCCCGTTCGAAGCAACGCCAGCAGCAATGGCCTATGTTGAGAATGGACGTTCCAAAGGCAAAGTCGTCATTAACGTTCATTCTGCCAATGAATAG